A region from the Paraburkholderia youngii genome encodes:
- a CDS encoding oxidoreductase, protein MTSSKTLLITGVSSGFGRVLAQEALATGHKVVGTVRTAQAKREFESLSANAAWGRVLDVTDFDAIDGVVAEIEASVGPIDVLVNNAGYGHEGIMEESPLPEMRRQFDVNVFGAVAMMKAVLPFMRERRRGHIVNITSMGGYITMPGITYYCGSKFALEGISEALGKEVKPFGIAVTAVAPGSFRTDWAGRSMTRTPRSIPDYDDIFDPIRQAREEKSGKQLGDPRKAARAMLAAIAAEHPPAHLLLGSDALGLVRDKMSALNAEIGAWEAITVSTDG, encoded by the coding sequence ATGACATCCAGCAAAACTCTGCTCATCACTGGCGTCAGCAGCGGTTTTGGCCGCGTGCTCGCACAGGAAGCGCTGGCGACGGGTCACAAGGTCGTCGGTACGGTGAGAACTGCCCAGGCAAAGCGCGAATTCGAGTCCCTGTCCGCGAACGCCGCTTGGGGACGCGTGCTCGACGTGACCGACTTCGACGCGATCGACGGCGTGGTGGCGGAAATCGAGGCTAGCGTCGGACCCATCGATGTGCTGGTCAACAATGCCGGCTACGGTCACGAGGGCATCATGGAGGAATCGCCGCTCCCGGAGATGCGCCGTCAGTTCGATGTGAACGTATTTGGTGCGGTCGCGATGATGAAGGCCGTCCTGCCATTCATGCGTGAGCGCCGCCGCGGTCACATTGTGAATATCACATCGATGGGCGGCTACATCACGATGCCGGGAATCACCTACTACTGCGGCAGCAAGTTTGCGTTAGAGGGCATCTCCGAGGCGCTCGGCAAAGAGGTCAAGCCCTTCGGTATTGCCGTGACGGCGGTGGCGCCGGGCTCGTTTCGCACAGACTGGGCGGGCCGCTCGATGACCCGAACGCCCCGCTCGATTCCGGATTACGACGATATTTTCGATCCCATCCGCCAAGCCCGCGAGGAAAAAAGCGGCAAGCAATTGGGAGATCCAAGGAAAGCGGCGCGCGCAATGCTGGCCGCCATCGCAGCGGAACATCCGCCCGCGCATCTTTTGCTCGGTAGCGACGCACTCGGTCTCGTTCGAGACAAGATGTCGGCGTTGAACGCGGAAATCGGTGCGTGGGAGGCTATCACCGTTTCGACGGATGGCTGA
- a CDS encoding alkyl hydroperoxide reductase yields MLNIDLRSQLQTYLRNLRRPVELIVSPGGSRTSHEMLAMLNEIASLTDLVTVVEEQHGDERKPSFSIRQVGADACIQFAATPTGPEFSSLVLAILQVGGHPVVADSTTIERIRTLERDYYFETYISLSCGSCVDVVQALNMMAVINPRIHNVTIDGGIFQSELSAREISVVPTIYMNGEVFGEGRSSFVELGARLLDIEMSMRAALRAASKS; encoded by the coding sequence ATGCTGAACATCGATCTCAGGTCACAACTGCAGACGTATTTGCGAAACCTTCGCAGACCCGTCGAATTAATCGTGTCGCCGGGCGGTAGTCGAACATCGCACGAAATGCTGGCGATGCTGAACGAAATTGCGTCGTTGACCGACCTGGTCACGGTCGTCGAGGAGCAGCACGGCGACGAGCGCAAGCCATCGTTTTCAATCAGGCAGGTGGGAGCAGATGCCTGCATTCAGTTTGCCGCCACCCCAACAGGGCCTGAATTTTCGTCCCTTGTTCTTGCAATTCTCCAGGTTGGAGGGCATCCCGTCGTAGCCGACAGTACGACCATCGAACGGATTCGAACACTGGAACGTGACTACTATTTCGAAACCTATATTTCGTTGTCGTGCGGAAGCTGTGTGGACGTTGTGCAAGCGCTGAACATGATGGCGGTGATCAATCCACGGATTCACAACGTTACGATCGACGGCGGAATTTTTCAAAGTGAGCTGTCCGCGCGTGAAATTAGCGTCGTGCCGACGATCTACATGAACGGCGAGGTCTTCGGCGAGGGGCGCAGCAGCTTCGTGGAGCTCGGCGCAAGACTTCTCGACATAGAAATGAGCATGAGAGCGGCACTGCGTGCGGCGAGCAAGTCGTAA
- a CDS encoding YncE family protein, whose product MTRTRPCGPPAISLYVFLLVVSAAAGILVHVISAARAAQSEARLPLDHSADVPLPGRATRLDYVSHDADRHLLFIAHLGDSEVVVFDTLRSSVVSRVADIASVHGVLAVPELGRVYASATGTNEVVAIDEASMHVVARVPGGIYPDGIAYEPDSQKLYVSDETGGTVTVVDTHTNQRKSTIQLGGEAGNTQYDPDSHHIFVNVQTRRQLVEIDPSTDTIISRIDLPGAKGNHGLAIVPQLHLAFIACEDNDKLIVLDLLTKRVTQTFDVGGGPDVLAYDPGAHLLYVAGEAGIVSMFRVSESAVSKAGEGRVGPNAHVVGVDPATHRTYFPLKNVDGRPVLRIMALASTGSR is encoded by the coding sequence ATGACGCGCACGCGCCCCTGCGGGCCACCAGCCATATCGCTTTACGTCTTCCTGCTCGTAGTGTCGGCGGCGGCAGGCATTCTGGTACACGTCATTTCAGCAGCGCGCGCCGCGCAGTCGGAGGCCCGCCTGCCGCTCGATCACAGCGCCGACGTCCCGTTGCCGGGCCGCGCCACGCGTCTGGACTACGTAAGCCATGACGCTGACCGGCACCTGCTGTTCATCGCTCATCTTGGCGACAGTGAAGTCGTGGTGTTCGATACGCTCAGGTCGAGCGTTGTGTCCCGCGTCGCCGACATTGCGTCAGTACATGGGGTACTGGCCGTGCCGGAACTCGGGCGGGTGTATGCATCGGCGACCGGCACCAACGAGGTCGTAGCGATCGACGAGGCCAGCATGCATGTGGTGGCGCGTGTGCCGGGTGGCATCTACCCCGACGGCATCGCATATGAGCCCGACTCCCAGAAACTTTATGTGTCGGATGAGACGGGCGGCACGGTAACCGTGGTCGATACGCACACCAACCAGCGAAAGAGCACTATCCAGTTGGGTGGAGAAGCGGGCAACACGCAGTACGACCCCGACTCGCACCACATCTTCGTCAATGTGCAGACGCGGCGGCAGCTCGTCGAAATCGATCCGTCGACCGACACGATTATCAGCCGGATCGATCTGCCTGGTGCGAAAGGCAACCACGGCCTCGCCATCGTTCCTCAATTGCATCTCGCGTTCATCGCGTGTGAAGACAATGACAAGCTGATCGTGCTCGACCTGCTGACGAAGCGCGTCACTCAGACTTTCGACGTCGGAGGCGGGCCTGACGTGCTCGCTTACGATCCGGGCGCGCATCTGCTTTACGTGGCCGGCGAAGCCGGCATCGTGTCGATGTTCCGCGTCTCGGAGTCTGCCGTATCGAAAGCAGGTGAGGGCAGGGTAGGACCCAACGCCCATGTCGTCGGCGTCGATCCCGCGACACACCGCACTTACTTCCCGCTGAAGAACGTCGATGGTCGGCCCGTGCTTCGCATCATGGCGCTTGCATCCACGGGATCGCGGTAG
- a CDS encoding MFS transporter encodes MRCNVSSATLHSRLSSLVLPGGVEGGALTLLAARGLRGICDGFVAVLLPVYLLRLGFGQLTVGLISTTTLFGSALATVLIGFVGNRVALRLLLLFAAALMTATGLAFASLSSLWPLLVVAFIGTLNPGSGDVSLFLPLEHARLAESASGDARTSLFARYSLIGALSAAVGALAAALPDRIATGLAVSSLSATRAMFVVYALTGFAIWLLYLRLPARVPQARVVRAPLGPSRGIVIRLALLFSVDAFAGGLVVNSLLALWLIQRFGLSPGAVGQFFFWAGMLSAGSQLVAAPLSRRIGLLNTMVFTHMPSSVCLIAAAFSPSLPLTLALLLARSALSQMDVPTRSAYVMSVVTPMERPAAASFTAVPRSLAAALAPVLSGTLLGLGWLGAPLVACGVLKIAYDLSLLAAFRHIEPEGGSP; translated from the coding sequence ATGCGATGCAACGTCTCATCGGCGACGCTTCACTCCCGGCTCTCCAGTCTGGTTCTGCCGGGCGGCGTGGAAGGTGGCGCGTTGACACTGCTTGCGGCTCGCGGTTTGCGGGGTATCTGCGATGGATTCGTCGCGGTGCTGCTGCCTGTCTATCTTCTCCGGCTCGGATTCGGCCAACTGACTGTCGGGTTGATCAGCACCACAACGCTATTCGGTTCTGCTCTCGCCACGGTTCTGATCGGCTTTGTGGGCAATCGCGTCGCCCTGCGCTTGTTGCTGCTGTTTGCCGCGGCGCTGATGACAGCTACAGGTCTTGCGTTCGCCAGCCTTTCTTCGCTGTGGCCGCTGCTGGTCGTCGCTTTTATCGGAACCCTGAATCCGGGTTCCGGCGACGTAAGCCTGTTCCTTCCACTGGAACATGCACGGCTCGCGGAATCCGCTAGTGGCGACGCGCGTACTTCGCTCTTTGCACGCTATAGCCTGATCGGCGCATTGTCGGCGGCGGTGGGCGCGCTCGCTGCCGCACTGCCGGACAGGATCGCTACGGGTCTGGCCGTCTCGTCACTGTCCGCGACGCGAGCCATGTTCGTGGTCTATGCGCTGACGGGGTTTGCCATCTGGCTTCTCTACCTGCGCTTGCCCGCGCGCGTGCCGCAGGCGCGTGTTGTGCGTGCGCCGCTCGGACCGTCACGCGGGATCGTGATCCGCCTCGCACTGCTGTTCAGTGTCGACGCGTTCGCGGGCGGTCTTGTCGTCAACTCGCTGCTCGCGCTGTGGCTGATCCAGCGGTTCGGGCTTTCGCCCGGCGCAGTGGGCCAGTTCTTCTTCTGGGCCGGCATGTTGAGCGCTGGGTCCCAACTCGTCGCAGCGCCGCTTTCGCGAAGGATTGGTCTGCTGAACACGATGGTGTTCACGCATATGCCATCCAGCGTCTGCCTCATCGCGGCCGCGTTCTCGCCGTCGCTCCCACTGACTCTGGCGCTGCTTCTCGCGAGAAGTGCCCTGTCACAGATGGACGTGCCGACCCGCAGCGCCTATGTGATGTCGGTAGTGACGCCCATGGAACGTCCTGCCGCCGCGAGCTTTACCGCCGTCCCGCGAAGTCTTGCGGCGGCGCTCGCGCCTGTGCTGTCGGGTACGTTGCTTGGCCTCGGATGGCTGGGCGCTCCGCTTGTCGCTTGCGGCGTGCTCAAGATCGCCTACGATCTTTCGCTGCTCGCAGCGTTTCGCCACATCGAACCGGAAGGCGGGTCGCCATGA
- a CDS encoding DMT family transporter encodes MKSGYAAIFTALAAAALFGAATPLAKALLGSVSPFMLAGLFYLGSGLGLGVGIAWRAFRSRGHQSGAHHRITKGELPWLIGAIAMGGVAGPALLMLGLSTTPAATSSLLLNLEGVLTAVIAWVVFRENVDIQVFLGMVAIVAGGVLLSWHPGQTGVPVGALLIVGACLCWAIDNNLTRKVSANDAMVIACLKGLVAGPVNLGIALAAGASLPSAGTMAAAMLTGLSGYGISLVLFVIALRHLGTARTGAYFSVAPLFGVILSLIIWPALPNLSFWSAAALMALGIWLHVRERHEHEHSHEFLEHTHRHRHDEHHQHEHDFPYAGDEPHTHPHVHLPVTHSHAHFPDIHHRHPH; translated from the coding sequence GTGAAATCAGGATACGCCGCGATATTCACCGCCTTGGCCGCTGCGGCGCTGTTCGGCGCCGCGACACCGCTGGCCAAGGCGCTGCTCGGCTCGGTCAGCCCATTCATGCTCGCAGGCCTGTTTTATCTCGGTAGCGGCCTGGGGCTTGGCGTCGGCATCGCGTGGCGCGCCTTCCGGTCGCGCGGGCATCAGTCCGGCGCGCACCACCGCATCACCAAAGGCGAGCTACCCTGGCTGATCGGGGCAATAGCGATGGGCGGCGTCGCCGGGCCTGCATTGCTGATGCTGGGGCTGTCCACCACACCAGCGGCAACGAGTTCGTTGTTGCTCAACCTCGAGGGCGTGTTGACCGCAGTGATTGCCTGGGTGGTCTTCCGGGAAAATGTCGACATTCAGGTTTTTCTCGGGATGGTGGCGATCGTTGCGGGCGGCGTGCTTCTGTCGTGGCATCCGGGCCAGACAGGCGTGCCGGTAGGTGCGTTACTGATCGTCGGCGCGTGCCTGTGCTGGGCAATCGACAACAATCTGACGCGCAAGGTCTCGGCGAACGACGCGATGGTGATCGCGTGTCTCAAAGGGTTGGTGGCCGGTCCCGTGAATCTCGGCATCGCGCTCGCGGCTGGCGCTTCGCTTCCTTCAGCAGGAACCATGGCGGCGGCGATGCTGACCGGGCTCAGCGGTTACGGCATCAGCCTCGTCTTGTTCGTTATCGCGCTTCGGCATCTCGGTACGGCGCGTACAGGCGCGTACTTTTCTGTAGCGCCGCTTTTCGGTGTGATCCTTTCGCTGATCATATGGCCCGCCCTGCCCAACCTGTCTTTCTGGAGTGCCGCGGCCCTGATGGCGCTGGGTATCTGGCTGCATGTGCGCGAACGGCATGAGCATGAGCACAGTCATGAGTTTCTCGAACACACGCACCGGCATCGTCATGACGAGCATCATCAGCACGAGCATGATTTTCCTTATGCCGGTGACGAGCCGCACACACATCCTCACGTGCATCTGCCTGTTACCCATTCGCACGCACATTTCCCCGATATTCATCATCGGCATCCGCACTAG
- a CDS encoding aspartate carbamoyltransferase, whose product MSRPSAAVVAVSTAVLLGIAVLSSSAIADVTPRQREVEQYGTEVMPFSLAATTHIFTKTANGGTQQVVTKHHDPKQAAMIRGHLAMIARQFSEGDFNAPVQIHGNDMPGLAVLRAAKQGELTIHYHDLPDGGEIVYHADEPRLIMALHEWFDAQLSDHGHDAMAGHDPGMMHHHPADASTAE is encoded by the coding sequence ATGTCGCGCCCGTCGGCGGCTGTTGTCGCGGTCTCAACCGCGGTCCTTCTCGGGATAGCTGTTCTTTCGTCGTCCGCCATCGCCGACGTTACGCCACGCCAGAGGGAAGTTGAGCAATACGGCACGGAGGTAATGCCGTTCTCCCTTGCAGCCACCACACACATCTTTACGAAGACGGCCAATGGCGGAACCCAGCAGGTCGTCACGAAGCATCATGATCCGAAGCAGGCCGCCATGATCCGCGGACACTTGGCCATGATCGCCCGGCAGTTTTCGGAGGGAGATTTCAATGCGCCGGTGCAGATCCACGGCAACGACATGCCGGGCCTAGCCGTACTACGTGCCGCGAAGCAGGGTGAACTGACGATCCACTATCACGACTTGCCTGATGGAGGCGAAATCGTATATCACGCGGACGAGCCTCGCCTCATCATGGCGCTACACGAATGGTTCGACGCCCAGTTGTCCGATCATGGCCACGACGCGATGGCAGGGCACGATCCAGGCATGATGCACCATCATCCGGCAGACGCCTCGACAGCGGAATAG
- a CDS encoding tetratricopeptide repeat protein: MKFPRLFRWGSYAVSSEKIVGNVFVGSNSGLVYQVYDGRQPSPPPIVDWASGLPKQGDPFEVFNLLSWRCRLADDLIGRGPELDELLSWARSGQPLRIRFLVGAGGSGKSRLAAELAERLKAEGWYAGFSALEQGASLPVSDKGLLVILDYPEAWREQVRSLLREAGREDRQKPSAPVRILLLSRRPFDEWRQDVLDARASHICDAHEVAIRALPTVSATVLFKRVASRLAQHRGYSKPQFDGAAIDNWLSQSPELFALPLLITAAAVHFVDSPDETLDLTAPDIVAALIDRERTQLDRVGRNTGWGEHGASRLVGLAALLDGLDASTMRRLAAPELGIGLPAPQYVVDGVRLLGWCRDNRFPSPAPDIVAAELLRQVLIDAQDRRADWVWATLSETGADHIELLSRRMHDLVTLHGPAERILRDSLVEAVTGKPERAKAWRGFLEANAVGFRLSPVGIAVGQALLGMADLPAAERAEILNDLSNRLGDAGDGGPGLAAIREAVEIRRRLVEMDQRQFAPGLAASLNNLSVRLSDAGDRAGAVASAREAVDIFQSVAQENESQFAPDLAMSLNSLSDFLGNVGDDVGALAAIRQAVEIRQSLMRENPGRFAPDLAMSLNNLSLRLHNAGDGAGALAAIRKAVEIRRRLVQENPGRFAPDLAMNLNNLSVRLHDAGDGAGALAAIREAVTIRRRLAQENPGRFAADLAMSLNNLSRSVGDAGDGAAALAAIREAVKIYRFLAEENPDRFSPELAGSLHNLSLLLAKASDGVGALVAIREAVEIRRRLAQENPRYFAPDLSVSLNDLSLRLDDAGDSAGALIAMREVVNIHRFLAEENPDRFSPDLGSSLHNVSRRLADAGDGGGALVAMREAVEIRRRLAQKNPGRFAPDLAGSLNDLSLLLRNARDGAGALAAIREAAELQWHLVQENPDRFAPDLATSLYNLSLHLKDAGDGAGALAAIHESVQIRRRLAQENPGGFVPALAASLQALSNCLDTEGDGPGALAAIREAVKLRRRLVQDDRDRFAADLAMSLNNLSVRLGDAGDGAGALDAIREAVNIYSPLAKEDPGRFASALAMSLNNLSLRLGDAGDGAGALDAIRQAVRIYSPLAKEDPGRFARDLAATFHNLASCLHNANDSAGALAAIAEAVNIYRSLAKENPGRFAPSLAKSLHNLSDRLKDTGDGAGALDAIREAVEIRRRLAHENPDRFAPDLVRSLNNLSARLMDVGDDAGALDASREAADISRSRSQGQGNSGLHGIRRVSDGDPA; the protein is encoded by the coding sequence ATGAAATTCCCCCGCCTTTTTCGTTGGGGCAGTTATGCGGTGTCCTCCGAAAAGATCGTTGGGAACGTCTTCGTCGGGTCGAATTCCGGTCTTGTTTATCAGGTGTACGACGGCCGGCAGCCATCACCACCGCCTATCGTGGACTGGGCCTCGGGCTTGCCCAAGCAGGGCGACCCTTTTGAAGTTTTCAATCTACTCTCCTGGCGGTGCAGGCTTGCGGACGACCTGATCGGCCGGGGTCCCGAACTCGACGAACTCCTCAGTTGGGCTCGATCGGGACAACCTTTGCGCATCAGGTTTCTTGTGGGTGCCGGAGGCAGTGGCAAGTCTCGCCTGGCCGCCGAACTTGCCGAACGACTGAAAGCGGAGGGCTGGTATGCCGGCTTTTCTGCGCTTGAGCAAGGCGCGTCCCTTCCTGTTTCTGACAAGGGGCTATTGGTCATATTGGATTATCCCGAAGCATGGCGCGAGCAGGTGAGGAGTCTGCTTCGTGAAGCAGGTCGGGAAGACCGGCAAAAGCCGTCCGCGCCGGTTCGGATTCTGTTGTTGAGCCGTCGCCCTTTCGACGAGTGGAGACAAGACGTCCTCGATGCCCGTGCTTCACACATCTGTGACGCGCATGAGGTGGCAATCCGCGCGCTTCCCACAGTCTCAGCGACGGTTTTGTTCAAGCGTGTCGCCTCTCGACTCGCCCAGCATCGTGGCTACAGCAAGCCACAGTTCGATGGTGCTGCAATCGACAATTGGCTCTCCCAAAGCCCGGAGCTTTTTGCATTACCCCTGCTGATCACGGCCGCGGCCGTCCACTTCGTGGACTCACCTGACGAGACGCTCGACCTGACAGCGCCAGACATCGTCGCCGCTCTGATCGATCGTGAGCGCACCCAGCTAGATCGAGTCGGACGCAATACAGGGTGGGGAGAGCATGGCGCCTCCCGGTTGGTCGGGCTCGCGGCTTTGCTTGACGGCCTCGACGCTTCAACGATGCGGCGACTTGCTGCACCTGAGCTCGGGATCGGGCTGCCGGCTCCTCAGTATGTGGTCGATGGGGTGCGTCTGCTGGGCTGGTGCAGAGACAATCGATTTCCATCGCCAGCGCCTGACATCGTTGCAGCCGAACTGCTGCGACAGGTGCTCATCGATGCTCAGGACCGTCGCGCTGACTGGGTATGGGCGACACTGTCTGAAACCGGAGCGGATCACATCGAACTCTTGAGCAGGCGTATGCACGACTTGGTTACTCTGCATGGACCTGCTGAACGGATCTTGCGTGACTCGCTTGTTGAAGCGGTCACGGGGAAACCTGAACGTGCCAAAGCATGGCGGGGCTTTCTTGAGGCCAACGCAGTCGGCTTCCGGCTAAGTCCGGTTGGTATCGCAGTTGGCCAGGCGCTGCTTGGTATGGCTGATCTTCCAGCTGCCGAACGCGCAGAAATTCTCAACGATCTGTCAAATCGCCTCGGCGACGCCGGCGATGGCGGGCCCGGGCTAGCCGCGATCCGCGAAGCGGTAGAAATCCGGCGGCGTCTCGTAGAGATGGACCAGCGCCAGTTTGCCCCCGGTCTTGCTGCGAGCCTCAACAACCTGTCCGTCCGTCTCAGTGATGCAGGTGATCGCGCGGGCGCGGTAGCTTCAGCCCGCGAGGCAGTAGATATCTTTCAGTCTGTCGCGCAGGAGAACGAAAGTCAGTTCGCACCCGATCTCGCCATGAGTCTCAATAGTCTTTCTGACTTCCTGGGCAACGTCGGCGATGACGTGGGCGCATTGGCTGCGATCCGTCAGGCGGTAGAGATCCGGCAGAGTCTCATGCGGGAGAACCCGGGCCGCTTTGCACCCGATCTCGCCATGAGCCTTAACAACCTGTCGCTCCGCCTTCACAATGCCGGTGATGGCGCAGGCGCACTGGCCGCGATCCGCAAAGCGGTAGAAATCCGGCGGCGTCTCGTGCAGGAGAACCCGGGCCGCTTCGCACCCGATCTCGCCATGAATCTCAACAATCTGTCTGTCCGCCTTCACGATGCTGGCGATGGCGCAGGCGCGCTGGCCGCGATCCGCGAGGCGGTGACGATCCGGCGGCGTCTCGCACAAGAGAACCCGGGCCGCTTCGCAGCCGATCTCGCCATGAGCCTCAACAACCTTTCACGCTCCGTCGGCGATGCCGGCGATGGCGCCGCCGCGCTGGCCGCGATCCGCGAGGCGGTGAAAATCTATCGCTTTCTCGCGGAAGAGAACCCGGACCGCTTCTCGCCCGAGCTCGCCGGCAGCCTCCACAACCTGTCGCTCCTCCTGGCCAAAGCCAGTGATGGCGTAGGCGCGCTGGTCGCGATCCGCGAGGCGGTGGAGATACGGCGGCGTCTCGCCCAGGAGAACCCGAGGTACTTCGCTCCTGATCTAAGCGTGAGCCTTAACGACTTGTCGCTCCGCCTCGACGATGCCGGCGACAGTGCCGGCGCACTGATCGCGATGCGCGAGGTAGTGAACATCCATCGTTTTCTCGCAGAGGAGAACCCAGACCGCTTTTCGCCCGATCTCGGCAGCAGCCTCCACAACGTGTCGCGCCGCTTGGCCGATGCCGGTGATGGCGGCGGCGCACTGGTCGCGATGCGCGAGGCGGTGGAGATCCGGCGGCGTCTCGCACAGAAGAACCCGGGCCGCTTCGCTCCCGATCTAGCCGGGAGCCTTAACGACCTGTCGCTCCTTCTCCGTAATGCCAGGGATGGTGCGGGCGCGCTGGCCGCGATCCGCGAGGCGGCGGAGCTCCAGTGGCATCTCGTACAGGAGAATCCAGACCGTTTCGCGCCCGACCTCGCAACCAGTCTTTACAACCTGTCGCTCCACCTCAAGGATGCTGGCGATGGAGCGGGCGCGCTGGCGGCGATCCACGAATCAGTTCAGATCCGGCGGCGTCTCGCACAGGAGAACCCCGGCGGCTTCGTACCTGCTCTTGCCGCGAGCCTCCAAGCCCTTTCGAACTGTCTTGATACTGAGGGCGATGGCCCGGGCGCATTGGCTGCAATACGCGAGGCGGTGAAGCTCCGGCGACGGCTAGTACAGGATGACCGGGACCGCTTTGCAGCCGATCTCGCCATGAGCCTCAACAATCTGTCGGTCCGCCTTGGCGATGCCGGCGACGGCGCGGGGGCACTGGACGCGATCCGTGAGGCGGTGAATATCTATAGTCCTCTCGCAAAAGAGGACCCGGGCCGCTTCGCATCCGCTCTCGCCATGAGCCTCAACAATCTGTCGCTCCGCCTTGGCGATGCCGGCGACGGTGCGGGGGCACTCGACGCGATCCGTCAGGCGGTAAGAATCTATAGTCCTCTCGCAAAGGAGGACCCGGGCCGTTTCGCTCGCGATCTCGCCGCCACATTCCACAACCTGGCGAGCTGTCTCCACAATGCGAACGATAGCGCGGGAGCACTTGCCGCGATAGCCGAAGCGGTCAACATCTATCGCTCGCTCGCAAAGGAGAATCCGGGCCGCTTTGCGCCCAGTCTTGCCAAGAGCCTCCACAATCTCTCGGACCGCCTCAAAGACACGGGCGATGGCGCGGGTGCGCTGGATGCGATTCGCGAGGCGGTGGAGATCCGTAGGCGTCTCGCACACGAGAACCCAGACCGCTTTGCACCTGACCTTGTTAGGAGCCTCAACAACTTGTCGGCCCGCCTTATGGATGTCGGCGATGATGCCGGCGCGCTGGATGCGTCGCGAGAGGCGGCCGACATCTCGCGGTCTCGCTCTCAGGGGCAAGGCAACAGTGGCCTGCATGGCATCCGTCGCGTTTCCGACGGCGACCCCGCCTGA
- a CDS encoding porin produces the protein MKTAVCTAAVVCAFAAPLTADAQSSVTLYGIIDTGIAWTNTVASSIKAQGASRWSMATGWGSGDRFGFLGREDLGGGLSAVFQLEAGFSGLNGTSSQGGRLFGRQAYVGLASKQYGKLTLGRQYDYTFDYVAPLMSWLMFGSIYGAHIGDVDDSFQTFRLNNSVKYEVSPLAGLKLGALYAFSNQAGGDAGQGFANNRAYGFGVDYLRGPLHVVASYLQLNNPSAGLASGNNPNGAIGDEYSGSTSIFYNAGFVERQRISALGAGYTFGAANVNFIFTNTLLDYRGGHSLRVNNYEINGRYYFTPALMAGLGYIFTDGDGYTGSGATSFATGERPKWHQVDAGISYLLSKRTDLHMSMVYQRLAGDASTVAINFFGPAGAGRNSQIAVLAGLRHRF, from the coding sequence ATGAAAACAGCAGTCTGCACTGCTGCGGTGGTTTGCGCCTTCGCGGCGCCGCTCACGGCCGACGCGCAAAGCTCGGTCACGCTGTACGGCATCATCGATACGGGCATTGCCTGGACGAATACGGTCGCGTCGTCGATCAAGGCGCAAGGGGCCTCGCGCTGGTCGATGGCGACCGGCTGGGGCAGCGGCGACCGCTTCGGCTTCCTCGGACGCGAGGACCTCGGCGGTGGCCTGTCCGCCGTGTTCCAGCTCGAAGCGGGCTTCAGCGGACTGAACGGCACGTCGTCGCAGGGCGGCCGGCTGTTCGGGCGACAGGCGTACGTAGGGTTGGCGAGCAAGCAGTACGGCAAGCTGACGCTCGGCCGCCAGTACGACTACACGTTCGACTACGTCGCGCCGCTGATGTCCTGGCTGATGTTCGGCAGCATCTACGGCGCGCACATCGGCGACGTCGACGACAGTTTCCAGACGTTTCGCCTGAACAACAGCGTCAAGTACGAGGTGAGTCCGCTCGCGGGTCTGAAGCTCGGCGCGCTCTACGCGTTCAGCAACCAGGCGGGCGGCGACGCCGGCCAGGGCTTCGCCAACAACCGCGCGTACGGCTTCGGGGTCGACTACCTGCGCGGGCCGTTGCATGTGGTCGCGAGCTACCTGCAGCTGAACAATCCGTCGGCGGGGCTCGCGTCGGGGAACAATCCGAACGGCGCGATCGGCGACGAGTACAGCGGCTCGACCAGCATCTTCTATAACGCGGGCTTCGTCGAGCGCCAGCGGATCTCGGCGCTGGGCGCCGGCTATACGTTCGGCGCTGCAAACGTGAACTTCATCTTCACCAACACGCTGCTCGACTATCGTGGCGGCCACAGCCTGCGTGTCAATAACTACGAGATCAACGGGCGCTACTACTTCACGCCGGCGCTGATGGCGGGGCTCGGCTACATCTTCACCGATGGCGATGGCTATACCGGCAGCGGCGCGACGTCGTTTGCAACCGGCGAGCGGCCAAAATGGCATCAGGTGGACGCGGGCATCAGTTACCTGCTGTCGAAGCGCACCGATCTGCATATGTCGATGGTCTATCAGCGTCTGGCCGGCGATGCGAGCACCGTCGCAATCAACTTCTTCGGACCGGCTGGGGCGGGGCGCAATAGTCAGATTGCGGTGCTGGCGGGGTTGCGGCATCGGTTTTGA